In one window of Bos taurus isolate L1 Dominette 01449 registration number 42190680 breed Hereford chromosome 15, ARS-UCD2.0, whole genome shotgun sequence DNA:
- the CLP1 gene encoding polyribonucleotide 5'-hydroxyl-kinase Clp1 isoform X1, whose product MGEEANDDKKPTTKFELERETELRFEVEASQSVQLELLAGMAEIFGTELTRNKKFTFDAGAKVAVFTWHGCSLQLSGRTEVAYVSKDTPMLLYLNTHTALEQMRRQAEKEEERGPRVMVVGPTDVGKSTVCRLLLNYAVRLGRRPTYVELDVGQGSVSIPGTMGALYIERPADVEEGFSIQAPLVYHFGSTTPGTNIKLYNKITSRLADVFNQRCEVNRRASVSGCVINTCGWVKGSGYQALVHAASAFEVDVVVVLDQERLYNELKRDLPHFVRTVLLPKSGGVVERSKDFRRECRDERIREYFYGFRGCFYPHAFNVKFSDVKIYKVGAPTIPDSCLPLGMSQEDNQLKLVPVTPGRDMVHHLLSVSTAEGTEENLSETSVAGFIVVTSVDLEHQVFTVLSPAPRPLPKNFLLIMDIRFMDLK is encoded by the exons ATGGGAGAGGAGGCCAATGATGACAAGAAGCCAACAACTAAATTTGAACTGGAGCGGGAGACAGAGCTTCGCTTTGAGGTGGAGGCGTCGCAGTCAGTTCAGTTGGAGCTGCTGGCTGGCATGGCAGAAATCTTCGGCACAGAGCTGACCCGAAACAAGAAGTTCACCTTTGATGCCGGCGCCAAGGTGGCTGTCTTCACTTGGCACGGCTGTTCGCTGCAGCTCAGTGGCCGCACCGAGGTGGCTTACGTCTCCAAGGATACCCCAATGTTGCTTTATCTCAACACGCATACGGCCTTGGAGCAGATGcggaggcaggcagagaaggaggaggagcgAGGCCCCCGGGTGATGGTCGTGGGCCCCACGGACGTGGGCAAGTCCACCGTGTGCCGTCTGCTGCTCAACTACGCGGTGCGTTTGGGCCGCCGGCCCACGTACGTGGAGCTGGATGTGGGCCAGGGCTCTGTGTCCATCCCCGGCACCATGGGGGCCCTGTACATTGAGCGGCCAGCGGACGTTGAGGAGGGGTTCTCCATCCAGGCCCCGCTGGTGTACCACTTCGGCTCCACCACGCCTGGCACCAACATCAAGCTTTATAATAAG ATTACATCTCGTTTAGCCGATGTGTTCAACCAGAGGTGTGAAGTGAACCGCAGGGCCTCGGTGAGCGGCTGTGTCATTAACACCTGTGGCTGGGTCAAGGGCTCTGGTTACCAGGCCCTGGTCCATGCAGCCTCAGCCTTTGAGGTGGATGTCGTTGTGGTTCTGGATCAAGAACGGCTGTACAATGAACTGAAACGGGACCTGCCTCACTTCGTCCGCACGGTGCTGCTCCCCAAGTCGGGGGGTGTGGTGGAGCGCTCCAAGGACTTCCGGCGGGAATGCCGGGATGAGCGCATCCGTGAGTATTTCTATGGGTTCCGGGGCTGTTTCTATCCCCATGCCTTCAACGTCAAATTTTCAGATGTGAAAATCTACAAAGTCGGGGCACCCACCATCCCAGACTCTTGCCTGCCTCTGGGCATGTCTCAGGAAGACAATCAGCTCAAGCTGGTGCCTGTTACCCCCGGCCGAGATATGGTGCACCACCTGCTGAGCGTCAGCACGGCGGAGGGCACAGAGGAGAACCTCTCCGAGACCAGCGTGGCGGGCTTCATCGTGGTGACCAGTGTGGACCTGGAGCACCAGGTGTTCACCGTTCTCTCTCCGGCCCCCCGCCCACTGCCCAAGAACTTCCTTCTCATCATGGATATCCGGTTCATGGATCTTAAGTAG
- the LOC112441555 gene encoding basic proline-rich protein-like: MLPSHPRTPHFRFRRGQRPRHSPAASSASPPPPPPPGSAVRPLRGSARPPHAPRPPRDARARPATLAFQPARGRCPQGRVARPLRAPIGSRRRARALRLARGAFLSFMRLTPPRPPPRALPFTVRPPPPRLPRACALTPATAATSRPDWLREQSAAPRENTRERARAGPSGFAGDCPGRVGVLRGSQKWGNGRASGFFTS, encoded by the exons atgctcccctcccacccccggaCCCCGCACTTCCGCTTCCGCAGAGGCCAGCGGCCCCGGCACTCACCCGCGGCCAGCTCcgcgtcgccgccgccgccgccgcctcccggcAGTGCCGTCCGGCCTCTGAGAGGCAGCGCGCGGCCCCCGCACGCTCCGCGCCCGCCCCGCGACGCGCGCGCCCGCCCGGCGACGCTCGCCTTCCAGCCGGCGCGCGGCCGTTGCCCTCAGGGCCGGGTCGCCCGCCCTCTCCGCGCTCCCATTGGCTCCAGGCGCCGGGCGCGCGCGTTGCGTCTCGCGCGGGGCGCGTTTCTCTCATTCATGCGGCTCACGCCGCCGCGCCCGCCCCCGCGCGCGCTCCCATTCACCGTgcggcccccacccccacgcctCCCTAGGGCGTGCGCGCTCACCCCGGCGACCGCGGCGACCTCGCGGCCTGATTGGCTGCGGGAGCAGAGCGCCGCGCCACGCGAGAACACACGAGAGCGCGCGCGCGCAGGGCCGTCGGGCTTCGCCGGCGACTGCCCGGGGAGGGTCGGCGTACTGCGCGGGAGTCAGAAATGGGGGAATGGTCGGGCAA gcggattcttcaccagctga